A portion of the Halorussus salilacus genome contains these proteins:
- a CDS encoding aminopeptidase, translating to MDDRVKKHAEILVDHCTDIEADDNVLIKAPAVANDLVVALHEQIGKRGARPMLSWMNIQASRAYARAMHVDDYRTKDHKLAAMKQTDVVIIVMGSVNASEMSDIDPEKTAASGRVTQPIRKERRETTRWVLTQYPTAADAQQAGMNTAAWTDFVYNAINMDWEAQRERQEQLVEILDPAEEIRIVSGTDTDLRLSVEGMRTGNDYAKHNLPGGETFTSPVPDSVNGEVLFDMPLTRSGREIHNVRLTFKDGEVVDHGAHQNEEVLSSLLNTDKGARRVGELGIGMNRGIDRFSHNMLFDEKMGDTIHLALGNAIEECVPADRTFNESAIHVDMIVDMSENSRIEVDNEVVQRDGIFCFEEGFK from the coding sequence ATGGACGACCGTGTCAAGAAACACGCCGAGATTCTCGTTGACCACTGTACTGACATCGAAGCAGATGACAATGTACTCATTAAAGCACCAGCAGTGGCGAATGATCTAGTTGTGGCACTTCATGAGCAGATCGGGAAACGTGGCGCACGCCCCATGCTGTCGTGGATGAACATTCAAGCCAGTCGTGCCTATGCTCGAGCAATGCATGTTGATGACTACCGGACGAAAGACCACAAACTCGCCGCAATGAAACAAACGGACGTAGTGATCATAGTAATGGGTTCGGTGAATGCTAGCGAGATGAGCGACATCGACCCTGAGAAAACAGCTGCGTCTGGTCGTGTGACCCAGCCCATCCGCAAAGAACGGCGTGAGACAACCCGTTGGGTACTCACTCAATACCCCACGGCTGCCGACGCCCAGCAAGCAGGGATGAACACCGCGGCATGGACTGATTTCGTGTACAACGCCATCAACATGGATTGGGAGGCACAACGCGAACGCCAGGAGCAGCTCGTCGAGATTCTCGACCCAGCTGAAGAGATACGCATCGTGAGCGGCACGGACACCGACCTACGACTGTCTGTCGAGGGGATGCGAACTGGCAACGATTACGCGAAGCACAATCTACCAGGTGGCGAGACGTTCACGTCGCCAGTCCCTGACTCGGTGAACGGTGAGGTATTGTTCGATATGCCCCTGACCCGTAGTGGTCGGGAGATACACAATGTTCGTCTTACGTTTAAGGACGGGGAGGTGGTTGACCACGGTGCTCATCAAAACGAAGAAGTGTTGAGTAGCTTGCTGAACACTGACAAAGGTGCACGTCGCGTAGGCGAACTCGGTATCGGCATGAATCGTGGTATTGACCGCTTTTCCCATAACATGCTATTTGATGAGAAAATGGGAGATACCATCCACCTCGCGCTCGGCAACGCCATAGAAGAGTGTGTTCCGGCGGATCGTACATTTAACGAAAGTGCGATTCACGTAGATATGATTGTAGACATGAGTGAGAACTCGCGCATCGAGGTGGACAACGAAGTCGTACAGCGAGATGGGATATTCTGCTTTGAGGAGGGGTTTAAGTAA
- a CDS encoding HD domain-containing protein: protein MRDQEEDEEIERAVQYLVQSFESSGNNPKPVVLHSTRVGMDLYDRDYGKNIVISGFLHDLLEDTDVTSDEIRSKFGKDVANIVEATSFDENIDDYLERHYDIYKRCFELGRSAVAVKAADILDNSDYYGLGGSESLKKNQIEKMNYFINNSKTYIGGEDIHQELSDKLPIVKERVKRNIES from the coding sequence ATGAGAGACCAAGAAGAAGATGAAGAAATCGAACGAGCTGTCCAATATCTGGTCCAATCGTTCGAATCTTCAGGAAATAACCCGAAACCAGTGGTCCTCCACAGTACAAGAGTAGGAATGGATCTTTACGACAGAGATTACGGAAAGAACATCGTCATCTCTGGCTTTCTCCACGACCTATTAGAAGATACAGATGTTACTTCCGACGAGATTCGGTCGAAGTTTGGAAAAGACGTTGCAAATATCGTGGAAGCTACTAGTTTCGACGAGAACATTGACGACTATCTCGAAAGACACTACGATATATATAAGAGGTGCTTTGAGCTGGGAAGAAGTGCGGTGGCTGTAAAAGCTGCGGATATCCTAGACAATAGTGATTACTACGGCTTGGGAGGGTCCGAAAGCCTAAAAAAGAATCAGATCGAAAAGATGAATTATTTCATTAATAACTCTAAAACATATATCGGGGGGGAGGACATACATCAGGAACTCAGTGACAAGTTACCAATTGTGAAGGAACGAGTGAAGAGAAACATCGAAAGCTGA
- a CDS encoding IS6 family transposase encodes MPEFSRLNECSDWIELEFVEREATPEPLMKLSIHLHAAGLSLSDTVSILEKFGVKRCRSTIHNWVQKADLQPTDGKSPNHVAVDETVIQLNNQRYWLYAAVDPETNEFLHVKLYPTRTIVVTKQFLTELQEKHRVGDAVFLVDGAPWLQAALFEKNLRFQYVRHGNRNSVERVFKELKRRTKQFANHFRHATHRSAENWLQTFAFAWNQLI; translated from the coding sequence ATGCCAGAATTCAGCCGCCTCAACGAATGTAGCGACTGGATCGAGTTAGAGTTTGTGGAGCGAGAAGCGACACCGGAGCCGCTGATGAAGCTCAGTATCCACCTGCATGCGGCCGGATTATCACTCTCGGATACTGTTTCTATCTTAGAGAAGTTCGGTGTCAAACGGTGTCGCTCCACTATCCACAATTGGGTGCAGAAAGCCGATCTACAGCCGACTGACGGCAAAAGCCCGAATCACGTTGCGGTCGATGAAACGGTGATTCAACTCAACAATCAACGCTACTGGCTGTACGCCGCCGTCGATCCCGAAACTAACGAATTCCTCCACGTCAAGCTCTATCCGACACGAACTATCGTTGTGACGAAGCAGTTTCTCACCGAATTGCAAGAGAAACACCGCGTCGGTGACGCGGTGTTTCTCGTCGATGGCGCACCGTGGTTACAGGCCGCACTCTTCGAGAAAAACCTCCGATTTCAGTATGTTCGCCACGGAAATCGGAACAGCGTCGAACGTGTTTTCAAAGAATTAAAACGCCGAACCAAACAGTTCGCCAATCATTTCCGCCACGCGACCCACCGCTCCGCCGAAAATTGGTTGCAAACCTTCGCCTTCGCATGGAATCAGCTAATCTGA
- a CDS encoding PD-(D/E)XK nuclease family protein, whose product MHCKHVSNLLPEGFDVTDVTFLSPSRLATYADCQRKFDYEYVQKVNAPEKTRLYLNQGRAYHGTIEVVCEATSPEDDAQLIYDRAVEAFPEQWREHISPDEYASNAHQEYQRLENLEAIKTFFDPDGGHGIDHARQSVATEKWLDCVENGLGLRGRADNILRTDEGIHVIDYKRKLRDVITSNTASVLEDHLDGTDHDPKRVKNVFQAATYIEGVKQSDLYEDGMNIRFSFYGLLNHTSFESTPDGYEISVRGYPRDTTDIYEEYHDTIWNLLQRAHEGITSGSHDPDPFPLIHDEACPDCKYREMCTESLAEGVKR is encoded by the coding sequence ATGCACTGCAAGCACGTATCGAATTTGCTGCCGGAGGGGTTCGACGTGACTGACGTTACCTTCCTCTCGCCGTCGCGTCTCGCGACCTACGCGGACTGCCAGCGGAAGTTCGATTATGAGTACGTTCAGAAGGTCAACGCCCCAGAGAAGACACGGTTGTACCTGAACCAGGGGCGGGCCTATCACGGAACGATCGAGGTAGTCTGCGAAGCAACTAGCCCAGAAGATGACGCCCAGCTCATCTACGATCGGGCAGTAGAGGCATTCCCTGAGCAATGGAGAGAGCATATCTCTCCGGACGAGTACGCGTCAAACGCTCACCAGGAATACCAGCGCCTCGAAAATCTAGAGGCAATCAAGACCTTCTTTGACCCTGATGGTGGCCACGGCATCGATCACGCTCGTCAATCCGTTGCGACGGAGAAGTGGCTCGATTGCGTCGAGAACGGCCTCGGATTGCGTGGGAGAGCCGATAATATTCTCCGGACGGACGAAGGGATCCACGTCATCGATTACAAGCGGAAGCTCAGGGACGTAATTACGTCCAATACTGCTAGCGTCCTTGAGGACCATCTAGACGGAACGGATCACGACCCGAAGAGAGTCAAGAACGTATTCCAAGCGGCCACATACATCGAGGGCGTCAAACAATCTGACCTCTACGAGGACGGGATGAATATTCGATTCAGTTTCTACGGTCTCCTGAATCACACGTCGTTCGAAAGTACACCAGACGGATATGAAATCTCTGTACGAGGCTATCCACGCGATACCACGGACATCTACGAAGAGTATCATGACACGATATGGAATCTCCTACAACGTGCACACGAAGGGATCACGAGCGGCTCTCACGACCCAGATCCGTTCCCACTCATTCACGATGAGGCCTGTCCCGACTGCAAGTACCGAGAGATGTGCACAGAATCTCTCGCAGAGGGGGTGAAGCGATGA
- a CDS encoding ATP-dependent helicase, producing MSDDVPDWLPTIEDDEDPKPQQRTIIESERYPMRVLAGAGTGKTFTMVRKIENLIDEHGVSPDRILALTFTNNAADSMREKLNAKLGPAGYDVDAYTYHSICNEILTDYAYDAGLDPDFEIATDAEKYVIVLDVLDEIDYRAVKPNVYGPDSYVSGVASKLLSFIGSMKRSGISPAEIEEYLGSPEQVYELDAVPDRVEEIASDHLGGRSVSTVLDGIPDTRADLVAERDTLRDEGLEASIKDFLDRLVDLCDALEVAFEEHEAGERSLPEDAHKLPKYLLGGYSSAPSGIPNDLKLELTDYLRNALDECKTALDLNTGYEAYERELDRRNLLDFDGLVVKTVELLETDVGEGLGDRWDYVFCDEFQDTDRLQFDLITSLVSEDRLFVVGDDDQAIYEWRGANVANITDELDDVFGPDLEDEPLEQNFRSRQPILDLANEALNRLADRRSTKTLTRVDEPDFDGDTVAVVEEADDEGDRAEQLVTVTRNLLSGDAEALDRAYDPGEIALLVRNNDHATPILEEFDEAGIPYQVAGDLSTESIGVGTVVAYLKALARPEEDDVSWNRVLTMRYRLTDADLRRVNSHDDGTYAGICNQPLEVFDEPDRIQEVREHISRLLKLRETASLSHLYRELKRLTNIDWYLSKQERRDLAQLDEIIDQYGNDAVQPPLTPQFIDSLQHYDSLFEESGSAPTSQPELADDAVNVMTIHKSKGLDFPVVLMSRLTADEWEPESRTYDTFESALSEGPESVFDKDLVAQDANEARRILHVGITRAEEILVLYGSREEDDTDDERPVHDAVKSILPESVPWRPSNGHLPIWRDLQECLPSNHADWTASFASTVVGDVSGQVTYGSEKLSASDGRDRVITFGNKLIEGSIEREPENRRFSIDALTGPMTPNPALQHSYTSLEAYEECPRQHFLDYVVNGFSDYRENGYGGDGISQRIVGLLFHDTAEIAAKEQAAERAEWYAICERLAGQRRATDELPVAKECIDRYFDLDLSGWEIVDAEREFQLEVDGHELVGFIDAVYRTPDGELVVIDYKATERHRDIDENKQLPLYLLACRDLYEEPITRAGYAYVGDIGPKVEARSFDEGELDSVRKAVSTTMDRIKETSFSGYETGEHCRWCQHSSLPCGEEWRQEDGGR from the coding sequence ATGAGCGACGACGTGCCTGATTGGCTCCCAACCATCGAGGACGATGAGGATCCGAAGCCACAGCAGCGGACGATCATCGAGTCGGAGCGGTATCCCATGCGGGTCCTCGCAGGTGCAGGGACCGGAAAGACGTTCACAATGGTCCGGAAAATCGAGAACCTCATTGACGAGCACGGAGTTTCTCCGGATCGGATTCTCGCGTTGACCTTCACCAACAACGCCGCTGATTCGATGCGTGAGAAACTCAACGCAAAACTCGGACCCGCAGGGTATGACGTCGACGCGTATACGTACCACTCTATCTGCAACGAGATACTGACGGACTATGCCTATGATGCGGGATTAGATCCAGACTTCGAGATCGCAACGGATGCTGAAAAGTACGTCATCGTGCTCGATGTCCTCGACGAAATCGACTACCGTGCCGTCAAACCCAACGTCTACGGCCCAGATTCATACGTGAGCGGCGTCGCATCGAAACTCCTCTCCTTTATCGGGTCGATGAAGCGAAGTGGGATTTCGCCCGCAGAGATCGAGGAGTATCTCGGGTCACCGGAACAAGTCTATGAGCTCGATGCTGTGCCAGACCGTGTTGAGGAGATTGCAAGTGACCATCTTGGTGGTCGTTCAGTTTCGACCGTTCTCGACGGCATCCCGGATACACGAGCCGACCTCGTCGCAGAACGGGATACCCTCCGCGATGAAGGATTAGAGGCGAGCATCAAAGACTTCCTCGACCGACTCGTTGACCTCTGTGACGCACTCGAAGTAGCGTTTGAGGAGCATGAGGCTGGTGAGCGGTCGCTTCCCGAGGATGCACATAAGCTGCCGAAATATCTCCTTGGAGGGTACAGTAGTGCTCCGAGCGGGATACCAAACGACCTGAAGCTCGAACTGACAGACTACCTCCGAAACGCTCTCGACGAGTGCAAAACTGCCCTGGATTTGAACACAGGGTATGAGGCATACGAGCGAGAGCTCGACCGGCGAAATCTGCTCGACTTCGATGGTCTCGTGGTCAAGACAGTAGAGCTGCTCGAGACTGACGTCGGAGAGGGTCTGGGCGACCGATGGGACTACGTTTTCTGTGACGAGTTCCAGGACACTGATCGTCTCCAGTTCGACCTCATTACATCCCTCGTCTCAGAGGATCGCCTATTCGTCGTGGGCGATGACGACCAAGCAATCTACGAATGGCGCGGCGCGAACGTCGCGAACATCACTGACGAACTCGACGACGTCTTCGGGCCCGATCTCGAAGACGAACCGCTAGAACAGAACTTCCGGTCACGTCAGCCTATTCTCGACCTCGCAAATGAAGCACTAAATCGGTTGGCGGATCGGCGGAGTACGAAAACGCTCACGCGTGTCGACGAACCCGATTTCGACGGAGACACGGTCGCAGTCGTTGAGGAAGCCGACGACGAAGGCGACCGAGCTGAACAGTTGGTGACTGTCACCCGAAATCTTCTGAGTGGCGATGCAGAAGCACTAGATCGGGCGTACGATCCAGGGGAGATAGCACTCCTCGTTCGGAATAATGACCACGCAACCCCAATTCTCGAAGAGTTCGACGAGGCAGGAATACCCTATCAGGTTGCGGGAGACCTCTCCACGGAATCAATCGGGGTCGGCACCGTCGTCGCCTATCTAAAGGCGCTGGCTCGTCCCGAAGAAGACGACGTAAGCTGGAACCGGGTACTGACGATGCGTTACCGTCTCACCGATGCTGATCTGCGTCGTGTCAATAGCCACGATGACGGTACATATGCTGGGATATGCAACCAACCCCTCGAAGTATTCGATGAGCCCGACCGTATTCAGGAAGTACGAGAACACATTTCTCGCCTTCTCAAACTACGTGAAACAGCCTCCCTCAGCCACCTTTACCGGGAACTCAAACGCCTGACCAACATCGATTGGTACCTCAGCAAGCAAGAGCGTCGTGACCTGGCGCAGCTGGACGAGATTATCGACCAGTATGGAAACGACGCTGTACAGCCCCCACTCACGCCGCAATTCATCGATTCGCTGCAGCATTATGACTCGCTCTTCGAGGAGAGCGGGTCGGCACCGACAAGTCAGCCAGAACTGGCTGACGACGCGGTCAATGTCATGACCATTCACAAGAGTAAGGGACTCGACTTTCCCGTGGTTCTGATGTCCCGGTTGACCGCTGACGAGTGGGAACCAGAGTCACGAACCTACGATACATTCGAGTCAGCACTGTCTGAAGGTCCAGAATCAGTGTTCGACAAAGATCTCGTCGCTCAAGATGCCAACGAGGCTCGCAGAATACTTCACGTGGGGATCACTCGTGCCGAAGAGATACTCGTACTCTACGGAAGCAGGGAGGAAGACGACACAGACGACGAAAGGCCCGTACACGATGCTGTCAAGAGCATCCTTCCAGAATCCGTTCCCTGGCGGCCAAGTAACGGTCACCTCCCAATCTGGCGCGATTTACAGGAGTGTCTTCCATCGAACCATGCTGATTGGACAGCCTCTTTCGCGAGCACAGTAGTTGGGGACGTCTCTGGACAAGTGACGTACGGCTCTGAGAAGCTCTCAGCATCAGACGGACGAGACCGCGTGATCACATTCGGAAACAAGCTCATAGAAGGCTCAATCGAGAGAGAACCTGAGAACCGACGATTTTCAATTGACGCCCTGACTGGGCCAATGACCCCAAACCCGGCACTCCAGCACAGTTACACCTCACTTGAGGCCTACGAGGAGTGCCCCCGACAGCACTTCCTGGACTACGTCGTCAACGGGTTCTCCGACTACCGTGAGAACGGCTATGGCGGAGACGGTATCTCACAGCGGATAGTCGGGCTTCTGTTTCACGATACCGCAGAAATCGCTGCGAAGGAACAGGCAGCAGAGCGAGCAGAATGGTACGCTATTTGTGAGCGGCTGGCCGGACAACGGCGTGCCACGGATGAATTACCGGTCGCGAAGGAATGCATCGACCGGTATTTCGACCTTGATCTAAGCGGCTGGGAAATCGTCGATGCTGAACGAGAGTTCCAGCTAGAAGTGGATGGCCACGAACTCGTCGGGTTTATCGACGCCGTCTATCGGACCCCGGACGGTGAGTTGGTCGTCATCGACTACAAAGCCACCGAGCGTCACCGAGACATTGACGAAAACAAGCAGCTGCCACTGTACCTGCTCGCCTGTCGTGACCTCTACGAGGAACCGATTACCCGCGCGGGATACGCCTATGTCGGCGATATCGGTCCAAAAGTCGAGGCCCGTTCGTTCGATGAGGGTGAACTAGATTCAGTACGAAAAGCGGTGTCGACGACGATGGATCGAATCAAGGAGACATCGTTCAGCGGGTACGAGACTGGGGAGCACTGTCGGTGGTGCCAGCACAGTTCCCTTCCCTGCGGGGAAGAGTGGCGTCAAGAAGACGGAGGCCGCTAG